The Providencia rettgeri genome includes a window with the following:
- a CDS encoding putative glycosyl transferase, translating into MKFSLILCTLGRTDEVALFLESLSLQTYQNYELIIIDQNKDDRLKKILSDSSIQDSKILHIVQSVPGLSRARNVGIQHASGNIIAFPDDDCTYDIDVLEKVAFFFTHNSNKPLALSVNTRDINSSFSLIFSPKNECSFSKDKLLGCSFTLFFSKEASNMLFDERLGVGSGFIWGAAEENDFLYRFLTSGGEGYYLPSPTVFHPAKENDTLDVTRAYLYGGGFAAFRLKNNGLVRFIKSSLLIFVDIFKNLILGKWKKASFKFIFLLGYFVGGLAWKIANK; encoded by the coding sequence ATGAAATTTTCACTTATTCTCTGTACTCTAGGAAGAACAGATGAAGTCGCTCTATTTTTAGAATCCCTAAGTTTACAAACTTACCAAAACTATGAACTTATTATTATTGACCAAAATAAGGACGATAGATTAAAAAAAATACTGTCTGATTCATCAATTCAAGATAGTAAGATTTTGCATATTGTGCAATCAGTTCCTGGTTTATCTAGGGCCAGAAATGTTGGCATTCAGCATGCCTCAGGTAATATTATAGCATTCCCTGACGATGATTGTACCTATGATATAGATGTATTAGAAAAAGTAGCATTTTTTTTTACACATAACTCAAATAAACCACTAGCTCTAAGTGTCAACACTCGAGATATTAATTCAAGTTTTTCTCTAATTTTCTCCCCTAAAAATGAATGTTCATTTAGCAAAGATAAATTACTAGGGTGCTCTTTTACTCTTTTTTTCAGTAAAGAAGCCTCAAATATGCTTTTTGATGAACGCTTAGGTGTAGGTTCGGGATTCATTTGGGGAGCTGCAGAAGAAAATGATTTTCTTTACAGATTTTTAACATCTGGTGGTGAAGGATACTATCTACCTTCACCAACCGTTTTTCATCCAGCTAAAGAAAATGATACTTTAGATGTAACAAGAGCATATTTATACGGAGGAGGCTTTGCTGCTTTTAGATTGAAAAACAATGGGTTGGTTAGATTTATTAAGAGTAGCCTTTTAATATTCGTTGATATTTTTAAAAATTTAATTCTAGGGAAATGGAAAAAAGCGTCTTTTAAATTCATTTTCCTTTTGGGATACTTTGTTGGTGGATTGGCATGGAAAATAGCAAATAAATGA
- the pimC gene encoding GDP-mannose-dependent alpha-(1-6)-phosphatidylinositol dimannoside mannosyltransferase, whose translation MKKILIIAPSSIYGGGEVYVKNLINYINKNYIIIVGACNERLINEINNNVNFIFKVKPSTSQANKLYNNLLINYYSFKYNVDIIFLNGLPESALYAFTLLKKNIVCIGHSNESHLRYINDQHGLKNFLLKTLFKLSFKKLKLFIAINEQAKSNLLYFFPKYKKSQVIYNGVPEMVIEKKKNNDFTVGRICRLLPDKNVKLAIDSMKKINKASLIIAGEGPEKNKLEEHANRSKIDVTFLGHCNAADFFSKIDVMLLTTPSNSDGDATPLVILESMSAGIPVISTKVGGVPELIEHMVTGILCEDTPESFSNAINLLLHDEMLYQTISHNSRNAYIERFSSKITFEQTLSEINKHTSNN comes from the coding sequence ATGAAAAAAATACTGATCATTGCACCAAGCTCAATATACGGTGGAGGTGAAGTTTATGTAAAAAACCTCATCAACTATATAAATAAAAACTATATTATTATAGTTGGAGCTTGTAATGAAAGATTAATAAATGAAATTAACAATAATGTTAATTTCATTTTTAAAGTTAAACCATCCACCTCTCAAGCCAATAAGCTTTACAATAATTTGTTAATTAATTACTACTCTTTTAAATATAATGTAGATATTATTTTTTTAAATGGACTCCCCGAATCGGCTCTTTATGCTTTTACCTTATTAAAAAAGAATATAGTTTGCATTGGTCACAGTAATGAGAGTCACTTGCGATATATTAATGACCAACATGGGTTGAAAAATTTCTTATTAAAAACATTATTTAAGCTTTCATTTAAAAAATTAAAATTATTTATTGCCATTAATGAGCAAGCAAAGAGTAATTTATTATATTTTTTCCCTAAATATAAAAAATCTCAAGTTATATATAATGGCGTTCCTGAAATGGTGATTGAAAAGAAAAAAAACAATGATTTTACAGTGGGAAGGATATGTCGATTACTCCCTGATAAAAATGTAAAACTAGCTATTGATAGCATGAAAAAAATCAATAAGGCATCTTTGATTATTGCAGGTGAAGGACCTGAAAAAAACAAACTGGAAGAACATGCCAATAGAAGTAAAATAGACGTAACATTTTTAGGGCATTGTAATGCTGCTGATTTCTTTTCAAAAATTGACGTAATGCTATTAACCACCCCCTCAAATAGTGACGGAGATGCAACTCCACTCGTAATTTTAGAATCGATGTCAGCAGGCATTCCTGTTATATCAACAAAAGTTGGAGGGGTGCCTGAACTAATTGAACATATGGTAACAGGTATTTTATGCGAAGATACTCCAGAAAGTTTTTCAAACGCAATAAATTTATTATTACATGATGAGATGTTATATCAAACAATATCCCATAACAGCAGAAATGCTTATATTGAGCGTTTTAGTTCCAAAATTACATTTGAACAAACACTATCTGAAATTAATAAACACACTAGTAATAATTAA
- a CDS encoding N-acetyl-alpha-D-glucosaminyl L-malate synthase BshA yields MKLSVNILIHRFKKNKCTVVINTVLPFSAGLAAFLFANRTIYYIHETHIKPKLLNKLLLFGVRKFSDEIIYVSNYTKDAIDIQKNCIVIPNPLRNDFNLNPSLDFHAKHNDKNVFFSGSLKAYKGIYNFIKIAEHCPQINFIAALNCHETDFHEFVTKYHHQNISFFHRPNFIKSLYEKSFIILNLSIPEDWTETFGLSILEGMSYGCVPIVPPAGGPLEIVNPDFGYYIHSNHVDKISKIINDLSCNYNEWYKKSQSALNKSNEFSFQEYTKSINNFLGI; encoded by the coding sequence TTGAAACTTTCAGTTAATATATTAATTCATCGATTTAAAAAAAATAAATGCACTGTAGTTATTAATACCGTATTACCTTTTTCTGCAGGTTTAGCTGCGTTTTTGTTTGCCAATCGAACAATTTATTACATTCATGAAACACACATCAAACCAAAATTATTAAATAAGCTACTACTTTTTGGTGTTCGTAAATTTTCGGATGAAATAATATATGTTTCTAACTACACAAAAGACGCCATTGACATTCAAAAAAATTGTATTGTCATTCCTAATCCATTAAGAAATGACTTTAATTTAAATCCTAGTCTTGATTTTCATGCTAAACATAATGATAAAAATGTCTTTTTTTCAGGCTCACTTAAAGCATACAAGGGTATATATAATTTCATAAAAATTGCTGAACATTGTCCACAAATTAATTTCATTGCAGCTCTAAATTGCCATGAAACTGATTTTCATGAATTTGTAACTAAGTATCATCATCAAAACATCTCTTTTTTTCATAGACCAAACTTTATTAAATCACTGTATGAAAAATCATTCATTATTCTAAACTTATCAATTCCTGAGGATTGGACTGAAACATTTGGATTATCAATCCTTGAAGGTATGTCGTATGGGTGTGTTCCTATCGTTCCCCCTGCCGGAGGGCCTTTAGAAATTGTTAATCCTGATTTCGGATATTATATTCATTCAAATCATGTAGACAAAATTTCAAAAATAATAAATGATTTATCTTGCAATTATAACGAATGGTATAAAAAATCACAGTCAGCTTTAAATAAGTCTAATGAATTTAGTTTTCAAGAATATACAAAATCTATTAATAATTTTTTAGGAATATAG
- a CDS encoding Domain of uncharacterised function (DUF1972): protein MKVISIVGTVGLPACYGGFESLIENLTKNSSGDIKYKVFCSSQFFKNKINAYNNADLIYIPLNANGIQSIFYDIISLIKTLFYKNDVTLILGVSGCLFLPFYKFFSKAKVITNIDGLEWKRDKWGAVAKWFLKRSEYFAVKYSDIIISDNQAIADYVNQSYNLSSEVIAYGGDHAIISNHIENTIPTGDYYLSICRIEPENNISLILESFSASKRKIKFIGNWKNSVYGQCLYKEYSQYENIELIDPIYDISTLYNYRINCKAYIHGHSAGGTNPSLVEAMHIGRPILAFDCDFNRYSTDNKALYFSNDNSLLKLIEDTDDNMLVSNSEKMKEIAIEKYTWSKIATQYESLY from the coding sequence GTGAAAGTTATTTCAATTGTAGGAACTGTTGGATTACCGGCTTGTTATGGTGGCTTTGAGTCTTTAATTGAAAATTTGACCAAGAACTCATCAGGTGATATTAAATATAAAGTTTTTTGCTCATCGCAGTTTTTCAAAAATAAAATAAATGCCTATAACAATGCTGATTTAATATATATACCTTTAAATGCAAATGGTATTCAAAGCATTTTTTATGACATTATTTCATTAATAAAAACTTTGTTCTATAAAAATGACGTGACCTTGATATTAGGTGTATCGGGTTGTTTATTCTTGCCTTTTTATAAATTCTTTTCAAAAGCAAAAGTCATAACTAATATCGATGGTTTAGAGTGGAAACGCGATAAATGGGGGGCTGTGGCTAAATGGTTTCTAAAACGTTCTGAGTATTTTGCAGTAAAATACTCGGATATAATTATATCTGATAATCAAGCAATCGCTGATTATGTTAATCAAAGCTATAATTTGTCATCTGAGGTAATAGCATATGGGGGAGATCATGCTATTATATCCAACCATATTGAGAATACTATCCCAACTGGAGATTATTATCTTTCCATTTGTAGAATAGAGCCAGAAAATAATATCTCACTCATTTTAGAGTCCTTTTCTGCCAGTAAAAGAAAAATTAAATTCATAGGGAATTGGAAAAATTCTGTTTATGGCCAGTGCTTATATAAAGAATATTCACAATATGAGAATATAGAACTAATAGACCCCATTTATGACATATCAACCCTTTATAATTATAGAATAAATTGTAAAGCATATATACATGGACATTCCGCAGGGGGAACAAACCCTTCGTTAGTTGAAGCTATGCATATTGGCAGACCCATTTTAGCATTTGACTGTGACTTCAATAGGTATTCAACTGACAATAAAGCTTTATATTTTTCAAACGATAACTCACTTTTAAAATTAATTGAAGATACAGATGATAATATGCTTGTATCTAACTCTGAAAAAATGAAAGAAATTGCTATTGAAAAATATACTTGGAGTAAAATAGCCACACAATATGAAAGCCTTTATTAA